Proteins from a genomic interval of Phlebotomus papatasi isolate M1 chromosome 3, Ppap_2.1, whole genome shotgun sequence:
- the LOC129808080 gene encoding midnolin homolog, whose translation MENSGSDSRDAPSGCGIEDSATPITINISTTTGGNFTQTVETHYTVENLKKIVAKKLRVAKDRICLLHRERELQEGTLKENGIVDGSRIILTPNVETGLLAQRPESTVMQALESLNDSQVNDFLSGKSPLNLNMRLGDHMMIIQLQLSTVNPPSSQSGSGGSGGSTRSRNSHKSRHHHHHHHHHHHHHYHHRTSGGSVDQAVATTAADDDGQRSKHLSRVQTSDTLNTTTSVSVEANPEQEPTFNVTTDDPAHSELAELMKQELDDLLTNIQDRAAATTATLNATDDENNAIELDQSPIKSLSNLVSSPIISVPIPNYGMSQELPACPPTPPSLMGTDLEPQPSTSSYPDPISAKLTSCLCKRLDSNSNSNAGCDVNCQQQTRSEEATSHEEDMRPSAPVPPEDFEECQIEGVSESVELAEEVTGGSSANAMTQTKSWRNSWMHKTANNPITKIKNKIWNAGPGGTSLRSVMSDIKLPKEDPTPEAEKPAVSEGSAQSQSIGQTEDQQPGTTTTTATTEVTIEDQVPNTGTTTIDARALAEASRNLTQTLKKLSKEVFTSKVDLAENSSKKIGTGAVIESMKHHGKGIYSGTFSGTLNPALQDRYGRPKRDISTIIHILNDLLSATPQYRRGTSISVEAGSSSSSRTSSRQSSSRRHHHQQSADMCSKCSKTSSRNCPYGECSGHYSASSASTSASSAAAVAPSAASVTSCKHSREDSHHHSWPCGSSSGTSGADDGSSVVTPQRPEEPMDMSECHTPAKTTVKCCCQSTMAPICSKCSSVELENNKTKVKLDQLKLVMQQKKERREARKLKNAPYSATIQGASVTTAATALAQLATNTTAAAAVGSGAAAATAGAAGNNGSTAGTTAATSDVPQSHIVEEVDTAA comes from the exons GGAACTTCAAGAGGGGACACTCAAAGAGAATGGAATTGTGGATGGATCGAGAATAATTCTAACGCCAAACGTCGAAACGGGATTGCTG GCTCAGCGTCCAGAGAGTACCGTGATGCAAGCTTTGGAATCACTTAATGATTCTCAAGTAAATGATTTTCTTAGTGGAAAGTCTCCGTTGAATTTGAATATGCGTCTGGGGGATCACATGATGATAATCCAGCTACAGCTTAGCACTGTCAATCCACCATCTTCGCAGTCAGGAAGTGGTGGCAGTGGGGGTAGTACAAGATCGCGAAATTCGCACAAATctcgtcatcatcatcatcatcaccaCCATCACCATCATCATCACTATCATCATCGAACTTCAGGTGGTAGCGTAGATCAGGCAGTTGCTACAACTGCAGCAGATGACGATGGACAGAGGAGCAAACACTTGTCGCGTGTCCAAACTTCTGACACACTCAACACTACGACTAGTGTGAGTGTGGAGGCAAATCCAGAGCAAGAGCCAACATTTAATGTCACCACAGATGATCCAGCTCATTCAGAGTTGGCAGAATTGATGAAGCAGGAGCTGGATGATCTCCTAACTAATATCCAGGATCGGGCGGCTGCTACAACGGCTACCCTCAATGCCACAGATGATGAAAACAATGCAATTGAATTGGACCAGTCACCAATTAAATCCCTCTCAAATCTTGTCTCCAGCCCCATCATAAGTGTCCCAATACCAAATTACGGCATGTCACAG GAGCTACCGGCTTGTCCGCCGACACCACCGTCTCTCATGGGCACTGATCTGGAGCCCCAGCCATCGACGTCCTCCTATCCGGATCCCATTTCCGCCAAACTAACCAGTTGTCTGTGCAAGAGATTGGACAGCAACAGCAATAGCAATGCAGGATGTGATGTAAACTGCCAACAGCAGACGCGATCAGAGGAGGCTACCAGTCATGAGGAGGATATGAGACCATCCGCTCCAGTTCCTCCGGAAGACTTTGAGGAGTGTCAAATTGAAGGAGTGAGCGAGAGTGTTGAGTTGGCAGAGGAAGTGACTGGGGGAAGTAGTGCAAATGCCATGACTCAGACAAAGTCTTGGCGCAACAGCTGGATGCACAAAACGGCCAATAATCCCATTACCAAGATTAAAAATAAGATCTGGAATGCTGGTCCAGGAGGAACTTCCCTAAGGAGTGTCATGAGTGACATTAAGCTCCCAAAGGAAGATCCAACACCGGAGGCAGAGAAACCTGCGGTATCTGAAGGAAGTGCTCAGAGTCAATCGATAGGACAGACTGAGGACCAGCAACCAggaacaacaacaacaacagctACAACTGAAGTGACAATTGAGGACCAAGTTCCAAACACCGGAACCACTACCATCGATGCCAGAGCCCTCGCGGAGGCGTCACGTAACCTCACGCAGACGCTGAAGAAACTGTCCAAGGAAGTCTTCACCAGCAAAGTGGACTTGGCCGAGAATAGCTCGAAGAAGATTGGAACGGGAGCTGTGATTGAATCCATGAAGCATCATGGAAAGGGAATTTATTCGGGCACATTTTCCGGTACACTCAATCCAGCTCTGCAGGATCGCTATGGACGTCCCAAGAGGGATATCTCGACAATAATTCACATCCTGAATGATCTGCTGAGTGCAACGCCTCAGTATCGCAGAGGTACCAGCATCAGTGTTGAAGCTGGGAGTTCGTCTTCGTCCAGGACATCATCCAGACAG TCTTCATCTAGACGTCACCACCATCAACAGTCGGCGGATATGTGTTCAAAGTGTTCCAAGACATCGTCGCGCAATTGTCCGTATGGGGAATGCAGTGGTCACTATAGCGCCTCTTCGGCTTCCACCTCAGCATCCTCAGCCGCCGCTGTGGCTCCCAGTGCTGCCAGCGTCACTTCCTGCAAGCATTCCCGCGAAGACTCCCACCATCACTCCTGGCCCTGTGGAAGTTCCTCTGGGACATCAGGAGCCGACGATGGGAGCAGTGTCGTGACGCCGCAGAGGCCGGAAGAGCCAATGGACATGAGTGAATGCCACACGCCGGCCAAGACGACTGTCAAATGCTGCTGTCAGAGCACTATGGCGCCCATCTGCAGCAAATGCAGCAGCGTCGAATTGGAGAATAACAAGACCAAGGTGAAGTTGGATCAGCTGAAGTTGGTGATGCAGCAGAAGAAGGAACGTCGGGAGGCCAGGAAGTTGAAGAATGCTCCATACAGTGCCACCATTCAGGGTGCTTCGGTGACGACAGCAGCCACGGCTCTTGCTCAGTTGGCTACCAATACAACTGCCGCCGCGGCTGTTGGCTCTGGAGCCGCAGCGGCGACAGCTGGAGCAGCTGGGAACAATGGAAGTACAGCTGGAACAACTGCAGCGACATCTGATGTGCCGCAGAGTCATATTGTGGAGGAAGTGGACACAGCTGCGTAA
- the LOC129808087 gene encoding zinc finger protein 708-like, which yields MDANSNSVCRLCLRSKKHLQSIVDGAFEAVSYLDVYSECVGRTLEDFPEYPMKMCRKCENEMLIAYQFRLKCLDTEEKLKAATEQTEFVDVKEEPEDVRGESDDQDETEEKEEDVPVRRRRSKSAEGEDEKKYPCEICGNRYPSRNSLNAHRWHIHKLRPPVMPCKRCGGNFKTRQEKNGHECLRQCEHCGKNISGKHFAMHLMRHTNTKKEYKCTLCPKEYFTPADLSKHKLVSHVKSEFTLCVICGKMVKQSNLHMHAKSHQPKSEATKKTFPCEECSKVYCSAASLRIHVDTIHLGMKVLKVKCPHCQMGFKEHSHRTAHIYKYHLKKPLFSCVHCQKDFYHKSHFNNHNKVHHSFEKLYHCSICSKAFALDSRRKMHEALHSDERRFMCSTCSKSFKLRNHLIRHMRGHTGEKIFCCPHCSNLFYSIRSVRGHVKRDHPDKEMPPPGTILSKKKLDQLAKQRELEQSLLNIPVDPQLLPTSIQAKLQADPESTS from the coding sequence ATGGATGCAAATTCCAATTCTGTCTGTCGGCTCTGTCTGAGGTCGAAGAAGCATCTTCAGTCAATTGTTGATGGTGCTTTTGAGGCAGTTTCCTACTTGGATGTTTATTCTGAATGCGTTGGGAGGACACTTGAGGACTTCCCTGAGTACCCAATGAAGATGTGTAGGAAGTGTGAGAATGAGATGCTTATAGCCTATCAATTTAGGCTGAAGTGCCTGGACACGGAGGAGAAATTGAAAGCTGCGACGGAACAGACTGAATTTGTGGACGTCAAGGAGGAGCCGGAGGATGTGAGGGGTGAAAGTGATGATCAGGATGAGACTGAGGAGAAAGAGGAAGATGTCCCGGTGCGCCGTCGTAGGAGTAAATCTGCCGAAGGGGAAGACGAGAAGAAGTATCCGTGTGAAATTTGTGGGAATCGGTATCCCAGTAGGAATTCCCTGAATGCCCATCGGTGGCATATTCATAAGCTCAGGCCACCTGTGATGCCGTGTAAACGCTGCGGAGGGAACTTCAAGACTCGCCAGGAGAAGAATGGACACGAATGCTTGAGGCAGTGTGAGCACTGCGGGAAGAATATCAGCGGGAAGCACTTTGCCATGCATCTCATGAGGCATACAAACACGAAGAAGGAATACAAATGTACCCTCTGTCCAAAGGAATACTTCACTCCGGCGGATCTGTCCAAGCACAAGCTCGTGAGTCACGTGAAGAGTGAATTCACGCTGTGCGTCATATGCGGCAAGATGGTAAAGCAATCGAATCTGCATATGCATGCCAAGAGTCATCAGCCCAAATCCGAAGCCACCAAGAAGACCTTCCCATGCGAGGAGTGCAGCAAAGTCTATTGCTCAGCAGCTAGCCTGAGGATTCACGTGGACACGATCCATTTGGGCATGAAGGTGCTAAAAGTGAAATGCCCTCATTGTCAAATGGGCTTCAAGGAGCATTCGCATCGTACAGCTCACATCTACAAATACCACCTGAAGAAGCCACTTTTCTCCTGTGTTCACTGTCAGAAGGACTTCTACCACAAATCCCACTTCAACAACCACAACAAAGTCCATCATTCCTTTGAAAAACTCTACCACTGCAGCATATGCAGCAAGGCATTTGCACTAGACTCACGGCGAAAAATGCACGAGGCACTGCATTCAGATGAACGTCGTTTTATGTGTTCCACCTGCTCCAAATCCTTCAAACTTCGCAATCACTTGATCCGGCACATGCGAGGCCACACTGGCGAGAAGATCTTCTGCTGTCCACACTGCAGCAATCTCTTCTATTCCATTCGCAGCGTCCGGGGGCACGTGAAGAGGGATCATCCGGATAAGGAAATGCCACCGCCTGGGACAATTCTGTCCAAGAAGAAACTCGATCAATTGGCAAAGCAACGAGAGCTTGAACAATCCCTCCTAAACATTCCAGTAGATCCACAACTCCTGCCCACGTCCATTCAGGCAAAGCTTCAAGCTGACCCGGAAAGCACTTCATAA